In the Pseudorasbora parva isolate DD20220531a chromosome 23, ASM2467924v1, whole genome shotgun sequence genome, one interval contains:
- the LOC137062062 gene encoding secreted protein C-like encodes MLGFVTSLWWCETVTVGVLLLLTSFFGLFAMDQGCKGLPLLINFLLLSNSYGFRDGAFSNAHHPWGQPSGNMFSPRAVQSSVSEVPVSGNLPKEVGSSLFVNRPLKRLNLFQFVKGHVSSWPESTPPAQTAPSSSGLASLPQPLNEQQAGSLTSLQGSSGSTITDTASVSLPGPGESTSYPVGLGTAGLSTSNLSSPGLSMSSSQEASGTQATSSVFLQESISNSSLSAAGANSISQGNSGPLSEGSDQSPFSQGQSSYSNLSLSQGASSPYSPDSYNKLSSSVSSQSTSDQSTPSLYDSSSQGSSVSLLGASGTSIQVLSPQSQISNQLLPSPLEVSSPFTNSQDSQSTGPTSTLDPQGSLSLGFLSTQTLGSASTSQGSSGPELSGSSSSQPTSSPGALFGASTGFASQEGNGTSSGSVQPQGTTSQSSPGSPSSYSSVLLSSPQGAANQSATVQSSQKQFTSSYGTQSWGSLKPQGTTSLFAPGSPSSLSATVQSSRKQFTSSYGTQSWGSLKPQGTTSLFAPGSPSSLSATVQSSRKQFTSSYGTQSWGSLKPQGTTSLFAPGSPSSLSDTV; translated from the exons ATGCTTGGTTTTGTAACCTCTTTATGGTGGTGTGAAACTGTGACTGTTGGAGTTTTGCTGTTACTCACAagtttttttggtttgtttgccATGGATCAAGGGTGTAAAGG GTTACCCTTGTTGATAAACTTCCTGCTTTTGAGTAATTCTTATGGTTTTAGAG ATGGAGCTTTCTCAAATGCTCACCACCCTTGGGGTCAACCTTCTGGAAATATGTTCTCACCTCGTGCAGTCCAGTCTTCTGTGTCAGAGGTCCCTGTGTCTGGGAATTTGCCTAAAGAAGTGGGCTCTAGCTTATTTGTTAACAGACCCCTGAAAAGGTTGAACTTATTCCAGTTTGTTAAAGGTCATGTTTCCAGCTGGCCTGAATCAACACCCCCTGCTCAAACCGCTCCAAGCAGCTCCGGTTTAGCTTCCTTGCCTCAACCCTTAAATGAACAGCAAGCAGGCAGTTTGACATCACTCCAGGGCTCCTCTGGATCAACCATTACAGATACTGCCAGTGTCTCTTTACCTGGACCTGGAGAAAGTACTAGTTACCCAGTTGGACTTGGCACTGCTGGCTTGTCCACTAGTAATCTGAGCTCCCCTGGTTTGTCCATGTCCAGCTCCCAGGAAGCTTCTGGTACTCAAGCCACTTCGTCTGTGTTCCTTCAGGAGAGTATCTCTAACAGCAGTTTGTCTGCTGCAGGTGCCAATTCAATTTCTCAAGGTAACTCTGGACCACTTTCAGAAGGCTCTGATCAATCCCCCTTCTCTCAGGGTCAAAGCAGTTACAGTAATTTGTCTCTGTCTCAAGGTGCCTCGAGTCCCTATTCCCCAGACTCCTACAACAAGCTCAGTTCTTCTGTTTCTAGTCAGTCTACCAGTGATCAGAGTACCCCCAGTCTGTATGACTCTAGCTCTCAGGGTAGTTCTGTCAGTTTGTTGGGAGCTTCTGGCACTTCCATTCAAGTTTTGTCACCCCAATCCCAAATCTCAAACCAGCTTTTGCCCTCACCCTTGGAGGTTTCTAGCCCATTTACTAATAGTCAAGATTCACAGTCAACTGGTCCCACTTCAACTCTAGACCCTCAGGGCAGTCTCTCTCTCGGCTTTTTGTCTACCCAGACTCTGGGCTCTGCTTCCACTTCTCAGGGCAGCTCTGGGCCTGAGTTGTCTGGAAGTTCTTCTAGCCAGCCAACAAGTAGCCCTGGTGCTTTGTTTGGAGCCTCTACTGGTTTTGCCTCTCAAGAAGGGAACGGCACTTCCAGTGGTTCTgtccagcctcaaggtaccacaagtcaGTCTTCCCCTGGGTCTCCATCCTCCTATTCAAGTGTATTACTATCCTCACCCCAAGGTGCTGCCAatcagtctgctacagtccagagttcacagaagcagtttacctctagctatggcacccagtcatGGGGATCACTcaagcctcaaggtaccacaagtctgtttgcccctgggtctccatcatcattgtctgctacagtccagagttcaaggaagcagtttacctctagctatggcacccagtcatGGGGATCACTcaagcctcaaggtaccacaagtctgtttgcccctgggtctccatcatcattgtctgctacagtccagagttcacggaagcagtttacctctagctatggcacccagtcatGGGGATCACTcaagcctcaaggtaccacaagtctGTTTGCCCCTGGGTCTCCATCATCATTGTCTGATACAGTCTAG